One part of the Bacteroidota bacterium genome encodes these proteins:
- a CDS encoding outer membrane protein transport protein: protein MKKLMILFLFSTGLIFSQTVNDAVRLAMPGFGSGARSIGMGNAFVAMSDDGLGMNSNPAGIALVRRFELGTGFKYSSTGNNTTFFGNQNSVNNSAALLDNFSILIPVPTLRGSLVLGTSYNNVHDFSGKLAFNGFNAGSNSMIQNLNSYSNIPFELYLTDDNSVTKINGRLNQSGTRLQTGSTGVWNFSAAYEAYKNLFLGVTIGIGRGDYENNFDLREKDVNGVYEGNELAPGNAFTKQFRTFDYKTMLNWDVSFYDIKLGMLYQVRDLARVGVAVEMPTTYTIKEKYGVEASSSWGNGRVVSVDPADYASDVEYEISKPFKFTGGVSVNFRGLIISGQASFMDYSQTKFRDISGLGNSFVSGLNKDVQATLRAVLNYNFGAEYTIPVIDARVRAGYFTLKSPYKEDPSEYDRKFLTFGFGYLLDGELSFDVAYMYGWWKDFGENYGFNQSRTLQDITYHNAVFGVSFRF from the coding sequence ATGAAAAAATTGATGATATTATTTCTTTTTTCTACGGGTTTGATTTTCTCTCAGACTGTTAATGACGCTGTCAGGCTTGCGATGCCCGGATTCGGATCCGGAGCCAGGTCGATCGGAATGGGAAACGCTTTCGTGGCGATGAGCGATGACGGATTGGGTATGAATTCCAACCCAGCCGGCATTGCGTTGGTCAGAAGGTTCGAGCTTGGAACAGGATTCAAGTACTCAAGTACAGGCAATAATACCACATTCTTCGGAAATCAGAACAGTGTGAACAATTCTGCAGCACTTCTGGATAATTTTTCAATTCTTATCCCGGTTCCCACTTTGAGAGGAAGTCTCGTTCTCGGAACTTCCTACAATAATGTACATGACTTTTCCGGTAAGCTGGCTTTCAACGGTTTTAACGCTGGCAGCAATTCCATGATTCAGAATCTGAACAGCTATTCGAACATTCCTTTCGAGCTTTATCTTACTGATGATAATTCGGTCACGAAAATCAATGGAAGACTCAATCAGTCAGGGACAAGACTTCAGACTGGCTCAACCGGCGTCTGGAATTTCTCGGCAGCGTATGAGGCTTATAAAAATCTCTTTCTCGGTGTCACAATAGGTATCGGACGGGGAGATTATGAAAATAATTTTGATCTTCGTGAAAAAGATGTCAATGGTGTTTATGAAGGAAATGAACTGGCTCCGGGAAATGCCTTTACCAAACAGTTCAGAACATTTGACTATAAAACAATGCTAAACTGGGATGTAAGTTTCTACGACATAAAATTAGGAATGCTTTATCAAGTGAGGGACCTGGCAAGAGTCGGAGTTGCCGTCGAAATGCCTACAACCTACACCATCAAGGAAAAATATGGTGTTGAAGCTTCGTCTTCCTGGGGTAATGGAAGAGTGGTTTCTGTTGATCCCGCTGATTATGCCAGTGATGTTGAATATGAGATTTCGAAACCGTTTAAGTTTACTGGTGGTGTTTCAGTCAATTTCAGAGGACTGATTATTTCCGGACAGGCATCATTTATGGATTACTCGCAGACAAAATTCAGAGATATTTCAGGACTTGGAAATTCATTCGTCAGTGGTCTCAATAAAGATGTGCAGGCAACTCTCAGGGCGGTACTCAATTACAATTTCGGTGCGGAATACACAATCCCTGTCATTGATGCACGGGTAAGAGCGGGATATTTCACTTTGAAATCACCCTATAAAGAGGATCCTTCAGAATATGACAGAAAATTCCTGACTTTTGGGTTTGGCTATCTGCTCGACGGAGAATTGTCTTTTGATGTGGCTTACATGTATGGCTGGTGGAAAGATTTTGGTGAAAACTACGGGTTTAATCAGTCAAGAACCCTTCAGGATATAACTTATCACAATGCTGTTTTTGGTGTTTCTTTCCGTTTCTAA